From the genome of Turicibacter faecis, one region includes:
- a CDS encoding DUF1836 domain-containing protein has translation MEHKEILKFHCPRYEELPTIPLYKDQVIAYIEELLGPLNLNRDEKLLTPTMLNNYVKQRVVRPPVGRRYTENHLAYLIVVCLFKQVYSLTEICQMITVQTNLYPIQQAYDFFCVELEQALQYVFGTRETVEPNSATTITFETEVLRSAVMSISHKLFIQNYLLEKDVALPTKKEAKQKAETLKE, from the coding sequence ATGGAACATAAAGAAATCTTAAAATTTCATTGTCCAAGATATGAAGAATTACCGACTATTCCTCTTTATAAGGATCAGGTGATTGCTTATATTGAGGAGTTGTTAGGACCCCTAAATTTAAATAGAGATGAAAAACTATTAACTCCAACCATGCTGAATAATTATGTAAAGCAACGCGTCGTAAGACCGCCAGTAGGGAGACGATATACAGAAAATCATTTGGCCTATCTGATTGTCGTTTGTTTATTTAAGCAAGTTTATAGCTTAACAGAAATCTGTCAAATGATTACCGTTCAAACGAACCTCTATCCGATCCAACAAGCCTATGATTTCTTCTGTGTCGAGTTAGAGCAGGCATTGCAATACGTTTTTGGAACACGGGAAACAGTTGAACCTAATTCGGCGACAACGATTACGTTTGAAACAGAAGTTTTACGTTCGGCCGTGATGTCTATTTCACATAAATTATTTATCCAAAACTATTTATTAGAAAAGGACGTGGCCCTGCCAACGAAAAAAGAGGCGAAACAAAAAGCAGAGACGTTAAAGGAATAA
- a CDS encoding LytR/AlgR family response regulator transcription factor, with protein sequence MIVRIGICDDEARVRLKTRQLVEKYLKMYELTYEIYEFSSGEELLASYPQSLDVLLLDITMGQLNGIETAKEIRSFDSTVDIIFLTSLMEFMQEGYVVRAYRYLLKPLDDKKVLKHVMSCIEERLLRQDAHLLIQNRGVFYRIDIPSILYIETKKPGVLIHTSNRTYEIRMSLSELERRLSGYPFFRSHKSYFIHLVHVDRLLSNAVRIQQEEVPVSKHRIRDLKLSMLKLLGDQ encoded by the coding sequence ATGATTGTTCGAATTGGTATTTGTGATGATGAAGCACGTGTCCGTTTAAAGACGCGACAGTTAGTTGAAAAATATTTAAAAATGTATGAGTTAACCTATGAGATTTATGAGTTTTCATCAGGTGAAGAGTTATTAGCCTCTTATCCACAATCTTTAGATGTGTTGTTATTGGATATTACCATGGGGCAATTAAATGGGATTGAAACAGCGAAGGAAATTCGTTCGTTTGATTCAACCGTGGATATTATTTTTTTAACGTCGTTGATGGAGTTTATGCAGGAGGGGTACGTCGTTCGTGCCTATCGCTATTTGCTAAAGCCATTGGACGATAAAAAAGTGTTGAAGCATGTGATGTCGTGTATTGAGGAGCGATTGTTAAGGCAGGATGCCCATTTACTTATTCAGAATCGGGGAGTCTTTTATCGAATTGATATTCCATCAATTTTATATATTGAGACGAAAAAGCCTGGGGTTTTGATTCATACGTCGAATCGCACGTATGAGATTCGAATGAGTTTATCGGAACTTGAGCGAAGGCTAAGTGGCTATCCGTTTTTTAGAAGTCATAAAAGTTACTTCATTCACTTAGTACATGTTGATCGGTTACTTTCGAATGCGGTTCGCATTCAACAAGAGGAGGTTCCTGTGAGTAAACATCGGATACGCGATTTAAAACTATCTATGTTAAAATTATTAGGAGATCAATGA
- a CDS encoding ABC transporter permease translates to MKQFLTVLYFELTHYFKSKGYVLTTILVSALLIVGLSLPSVFDMSQWIPSLEETSSEEKAEDLSDGEQSHLAILDKGQWIHSDYLAEFFPSVKFVDVDSEDEMKDLIEKEEVDGGFVVHSSTNFDYIVQNSTFSDSNEAIFSEMLSLINRVNYAAKHGLNFEELESSYNAPITSETTILGKDGIYNYTYTYLLVIGLYFMIITYGQLIATSVTSEKSNRAIEILVTSVHPTSLICGKVIAAALASFIQFGLMIASGMIAYQVNKGAWNSMLDGIFDIPHDILIIFAFFGGVGYLFYAFIFGVLGALVSKTEDVSSSITSITMIFVIVFFVTMFGMGDVESSAMKIASFIPFSSFMTMPTRFAMGSVSFLEISISFILLILSTIVVAYTATKIYRMATLRYGNPIKLKDALKLIKTNK, encoded by the coding sequence ATGAAACAGTTTTTAACCGTCTTATATTTTGAATTGACTCACTATTTTAAAAGTAAGGGCTACGTGCTGACAACCATTCTTGTCTCCGCTTTATTGATTGTCGGTCTGTCGCTCCCGTCTGTCTTTGATATGAGTCAATGGATTCCTTCATTAGAGGAGACGTCTTCAGAGGAAAAAGCGGAAGATTTAAGTGATGGGGAACAATCTCATTTGGCGATTTTAGATAAAGGTCAATGGATTCATTCGGATTATTTAGCTGAGTTTTTCCCATCTGTGAAATTTGTGGACGTGGATAGTGAAGATGAGATGAAGGACTTAATCGAAAAGGAAGAAGTTGATGGTGGATTTGTTGTGCACAGTTCTACTAACTTTGATTACATTGTTCAAAACTCTACGTTTAGTGATTCGAATGAGGCCATTTTTTCAGAGATGTTATCATTGATTAATCGTGTGAATTATGCAGCTAAACATGGGTTAAATTTTGAGGAGTTAGAAAGTTCTTATAATGCTCCGATTACGTCAGAAACGACTATTTTAGGCAAAGACGGAATTTATAATTATACGTATACATATTTGCTCGTTATTGGTCTATATTTTATGATCATTACCTACGGTCAATTGATTGCAACGTCAGTAACGAGTGAGAAGAGTAATCGAGCGATTGAAATCTTAGTGACAAGTGTTCATCCAACGAGTTTAATCTGTGGAAAGGTGATCGCTGCGGCCCTAGCGAGTTTTATACAATTTGGATTGATGATTGCTTCAGGAATGATTGCCTATCAAGTGAATAAAGGGGCCTGGAATTCGATGTTAGATGGAATTTTTGATATTCCGCATGATATCTTAATCATCTTTGCCTTCTTTGGTGGAGTGGGTTATTTATTCTATGCCTTTATCTTTGGTGTGCTCGGAGCACTCGTTTCAAAAACAGAAGACGTGAGTTCGAGTATCACGTCAATTACTATGATCTTTGTGATCGTATTCTTTGTCACGATGTTTGGAATGGGAGACGTTGAAAGTTCCGCGATGAAAATTGCCTCATTTATTCCATTTAGTTCATTTATGACCATGCCAACGCGATTTGCGATGGGGAGCGTATCCTTCCTAGAAATCAGTATATCGTTTATTTTACTAATCCTTTCAACAATAGTCGTGGCCTACACGGCGACGAAAATCTATCGCATGGCAACCCTCCGATACGGAAACCCAATCAAACTAAAAGATGCCCTCAAACTCATCAAAACAAATAAGTAG
- a CDS encoding DegV family protein, with translation MVRIVSDSSTLFSTREAQSLGFDVRPLSVLVDGQSYKEFEQLETIELVRLIGEGHVPSSSQPAIGEVVDMYEQYPDEEIINISLADGLSGTYQSACMAKSMVDHGDQITVINSKTLCGPHRYLVETAVALAKTGMKKSLIVDEIEALIQTSTSFLIPQDFEYLVRGGRLSPLVGKIGGLVKLVPIMTLSEDATRLTKFSTKRTFKKAIQAISEDLLAKGVNEDYKVYISHACHEELAKEAEQMVKKLIEGVETEIMLLTPVFTAQGGPGCVAIQVIKKHPIFK, from the coding sequence ATGGTAAGGATTGTATCGGATTCATCAACACTTTTTTCAACAAGAGAGGCGCAATCGTTAGGGTTTGACGTGCGTCCATTATCTGTTCTAGTAGACGGGCAGTCATATAAAGAATTTGAACAGTTAGAAACAATTGAATTGGTAAGACTAATTGGTGAGGGGCATGTTCCGAGCTCATCACAACCCGCAATTGGTGAAGTAGTCGACATGTATGAACAATACCCAGATGAGGAAATCATTAATATCTCATTAGCCGACGGATTATCAGGAACGTATCAATCTGCCTGCATGGCAAAATCAATGGTTGACCACGGGGACCAAATCACAGTCATTAACTCAAAGACCTTATGTGGACCTCATCGTTACTTAGTAGAAACAGCCGTCGCATTAGCGAAGACAGGGATGAAAAAATCTCTTATTGTTGATGAGATCGAGGCCCTTATTCAAACCTCAACCTCATTCCTAATTCCGCAGGACTTTGAATACCTTGTTCGCGGTGGACGATTATCACCGCTCGTAGGAAAAATTGGAGGACTCGTTAAATTAGTTCCCATTATGACGCTTTCTGAAGATGCCACACGTCTTACAAAATTTTCAACAAAAAGAACCTTTAAAAAGGCGATTCAGGCGATTAGCGAGGATTTATTAGCAAAAGGTGTGAATGAAGACTATAAAGTTTATATCTCTCATGCATGTCATGAAGAACTTGCTAAAGAGGCGGAACAAATGGTAAAAAAATTAATAGAAGGTGTAGAAACTGAAATCATGTTACTGACTCCGGTCTTCACCGCACAGGGAGGTCCCGGATGTGTAGCAATTCAAGTCATAAAAAAACACCCAATCTTCAAATAA
- a CDS encoding ATP-binding protein: MSQETLWRIIDYVTIGMDWGFFLIAANFLGHATVPFKRNIKLFMLVFLVMGLIDIVSIDPNTRVVGMIVASIFVFKGVYKGSLKNSFIVAVLFYLALMAYELISVIVLVVFYHLEDMTLVIGTPVFRGQAMIVSKSLMILSLIVLHKGKPSFNFKLKESFLIGIPVTATLVSLFAIYGYNFTRPADERYSLMGLMLITVLMLFSIGSLFFIINMIIRNEKQRSEVELINKLMQTSYQQYDRMEEAHQRLRHVYHDLHNHLLCLKHLPTIEEMQAYISELEGQVKEFETFRYTGNKALDIILSEKLHLCRAYGIEFDDQINISQLDFMSDVEICALFANSLDNAIEACQRMGDREEKYIDMMCKVMNGFMVFKLVNSKVNEIKMVGNRLQTTKTDREEHGIGLSSIQYIVDKYGGEMVINHSENEFHLSILIAIPE; this comes from the coding sequence ATGAGTCAAGAAACATTGTGGCGGATAATAGATTACGTAACGATTGGGATGGATTGGGGCTTTTTCTTAATAGCGGCCAACTTCCTGGGACATGCGACGGTCCCTTTCAAAAGGAATATAAAACTTTTTATGCTCGTATTTTTAGTCATGGGGCTTATTGATATTGTGTCCATCGATCCCAATACGCGGGTGGTGGGGATGATTGTTGCGAGCATCTTTGTGTTTAAAGGGGTGTACAAAGGTTCTTTAAAAAATAGTTTCATCGTAGCGGTGTTATTTTATTTAGCTCTTATGGCGTATGAGTTAATTTCAGTCATTGTGCTAGTTGTGTTTTATCATTTAGAAGATATGACCTTAGTGATTGGTACTCCTGTATTTCGAGGACAGGCCATGATTGTTTCGAAATCGCTTATGATTCTGAGTTTAATTGTTTTGCACAAGGGTAAACCGTCCTTTAATTTTAAATTAAAAGAAAGTTTTTTAATCGGGATTCCGGTAACGGCTACATTAGTAAGTTTATTTGCGATTTATGGTTATAACTTTACACGCCCAGCAGATGAGCGATATAGTCTAATGGGACTGATGTTGATTACCGTATTGATGCTTTTCTCTATTGGGTCCTTATTTTTTATTATCAATATGATTATAAGAAATGAGAAGCAACGGTCTGAAGTGGAACTCATCAATAAACTGATGCAAACGAGTTATCAACAATATGATCGGATGGAGGAAGCTCATCAACGCTTACGTCATGTGTACCATGATTTGCACAACCATCTCCTTTGTCTAAAGCACTTGCCGACGATAGAAGAGATGCAGGCATATATTAGCGAGTTGGAGGGGCAAGTCAAGGAATTTGAAACGTTTCGATATACAGGAAATAAAGCACTTGATATTATTTTAAGTGAAAAACTCCACCTGTGTCGGGCATACGGAATTGAATTTGATGACCAAATTAATATTAGTCAGTTAGATTTTATGTCAGATGTTGAAATTTGTGCCTTGTTTGCGAATTCGCTCGACAATGCCATCGAGGCCTGTCAACGGATGGGGGATCGAGAAGAGAAGTATATCGATATGATGTGTAAAGTTATGAATGGCTTTATGGTATTTAAATTAGTGAATTCTAAGGTAAATGAGATTAAAATGGTTGGCAATCGCCTTCAAACAACGAAGACCGATCGTGAGGAACACGGGATTGGTCTTTCAAGTATTCAATACATTGTAGATAAATATGGAGGAGAGATGGTAATCAATCACTCAGAGAATGAATTTCATTTGAGTATTTTAATTGCCATCCCGGAATAG
- a CDS encoding HD domain-containing protein, translating into MKQVQTITDILYGTFEVEAVLGELLTCDALLRLKNIHQGGGAFLVNQNWSTTRYEHSVGVMLLIRLLGGTLEEQILGLLHDISHTAFSHVIDYLMEEAEEDYHEKIYEEVIESSQIPSILNKYGMDAKALLTMNSLLLDSPLPNLCADRIDYTLRDLFHCKFINKDEIHSFINALTVKDNEICLTSQSMAEWFTKVYYREVIDFFMDPLNIYANDALTRLLKQALKKSVITLEDFKRDDAWILDKITASQDQDLLQLLKQINSHVILIEDDSQYDIYRKSKPRMVDPLLCIDGMDPVPISTVSTEIQQLIKVALKKLHRGTYLKVIPY; encoded by the coding sequence TTGAAACAAGTTCAAACGATAACTGATATACTTTACGGAACTTTTGAGGTAGAAGCTGTTTTGGGCGAGCTCTTAACGTGTGATGCCCTCTTAAGACTGAAAAACATCCACCAAGGAGGAGGTGCGTTTCTTGTCAATCAAAATTGGAGCACGACGAGGTATGAGCATAGTGTCGGCGTCATGCTTTTAATCCGACTTTTAGGGGGAACACTTGAGGAACAAATTCTCGGGCTTCTCCATGACATTTCACACACGGCCTTTTCGCATGTAATCGACTATCTCATGGAGGAGGCGGAAGAAGATTACCATGAAAAAATTTACGAGGAAGTGATTGAGAGTTCACAAATCCCTTCTATTTTAAACAAATATGGAATGGACGCTAAAGCTCTTCTAACCATGAATAGTCTCCTACTCGATAGCCCGCTTCCTAATCTTTGTGCCGATCGCATTGATTACACCTTAAGGGACCTATTTCATTGCAAATTTATTAATAAAGATGAAATCCATTCGTTTATCAACGCTTTAACGGTAAAAGACAACGAGATCTGTCTCACTTCTCAATCGATGGCTGAGTGGTTTACTAAAGTTTATTATCGTGAGGTCATTGACTTCTTTATGGATCCCCTAAATATTTACGCCAATGATGCCCTGACGCGTCTATTAAAGCAAGCCCTCAAAAAATCTGTGATTACCCTTGAAGACTTCAAACGAGATGACGCATGGATTCTTGATAAAATAACCGCAAGCCAAGACCAGGACCTCCTTCAACTCCTGAAACAGATTAATTCCCACGTCATCCTCATCGAAGATGACTCCCAGTATGATATCTATCGTAAATCTAAACCACGAATGGTAGATCCCCTTCTATGCATAGACGGGATGGACCCTGTCCCAATCAGTACAGTATCGACAGAAATACAGCAATTGATTAAGGTAGCCCTCAAAAAATTACATCGCGGAACCTACTTAAAAGTGATTCCGTATTAA
- a CDS encoding DUF1653 domain-containing protein yields the protein MRDISALKGKIFRHFKGDLYLVEDVVKHSETQELMVLYRALYGDCGRFVRPYEMFVEKVPNGKENPTGQTYRFELYTVSSIKK from the coding sequence ATGCGAGATATCAGTGCTTTAAAAGGGAAAATTTTTAGGCATTTTAAAGGAGATTTATACCTCGTTGAAGACGTCGTCAAACATTCTGAAACGCAAGAGTTAATGGTATTATACCGGGCCCTTTATGGGGATTGTGGACGCTTTGTTCGTCCCTATGAAATGTTTGTAGAGAAGGTTCCTAATGGGAAAGAAAATCCAACAGGGCAAACCTATCGATTTGAGCTCTATACCGTTTCAAGCATAAAAAAATAA
- a CDS encoding ABC transporter ATP-binding protein, which yields METEVLHGISFSVESGKALGLLGRNGAGKTTTIRILMDVFKANSGEILLDNRPFKPSEHQIGYLPEERGLYPKKNVLEQLVYLAMLRGMSKKEAIQSSKKWLEKLGVLGYENRKLETLSKGNQQKVQLAQTLTCNPEIVILDEPFSGLDPVNSQVLKDVVNELIQQNKLVIFCSHQMGYVEEFCEEIAIINKGEVALTGNLKAIKKEFGKNRLILSANNYSLSDLKAICEEQLADLVNVFEMKKEFLVLQLINNQTKNDLLSALLTTDVDIEKFAIYEPTLTDIFVLEVGDQA from the coding sequence ATGGAGACTGAAGTTCTTCATGGGATTTCGTTTTCGGTGGAAAGCGGGAAGGCACTCGGTTTATTAGGACGAAATGGTGCAGGAAAAACAACGACGATTCGGATTCTGATGGATGTCTTTAAGGCGAATTCAGGAGAAATTTTATTAGACAACCGACCGTTTAAGCCGAGTGAGCATCAAATTGGATATTTACCTGAGGAACGAGGACTTTATCCGAAGAAGAACGTCTTAGAACAACTTGTCTACCTAGCGATGCTAAGGGGAATGAGTAAAAAAGAGGCGATCCAAAGTTCTAAGAAATGGCTTGAGAAATTAGGCGTTTTAGGGTATGAAAATAGGAAGCTAGAAACGCTCTCGAAAGGGAATCAGCAAAAGGTTCAATTGGCGCAGACGTTAACGTGTAATCCTGAGATTGTCATTCTTGATGAACCGTTTAGCGGACTTGATCCAGTTAATTCACAAGTTCTTAAAGACGTTGTAAATGAACTTATTCAGCAAAATAAGTTAGTGATTTTCTGTTCTCATCAAATGGGATACGTTGAAGAGTTCTGTGAAGAAATAGCGATTATTAACAAGGGTGAGGTTGCACTAACCGGTAATTTAAAAGCCATTAAGAAAGAGTTTGGAAAAAATCGACTCATTTTAAGTGCGAATAACTACTCTTTAAGCGACTTAAAGGCGATCTGTGAAGAACAACTTGCTGATTTAGTCAACGTCTTCGAGATGAAAAAAGAGTTCCTTGTCTTACAATTAATAAACAATCAAACGAAAAATGATTTATTATCGGCGCTGTTAACAACCGATGTCGATATTGAAAAGTTTGCGATTTATGAACCAACATTAACGGATATTTTTGTCTTAGAGGTAGGTGATCAAGCATGA
- a CDS encoding cyclic lactone autoinducer peptide, which translates to MKKIGLALLKQLSMVCFAIAVLSANSTSLWFVHQPKEPKELSRLKKIK; encoded by the coding sequence ATGAAAAAAATCGGATTAGCTTTACTGAAACAATTATCAATGGTATGCTTCGCGATTGCGGTGTTATCAGCGAACAGTACGAGTTTATGGTTTGTTCACCAACCCAAAGAACCAAAAGAATTAAGCCGTTTAAAGAAAATTAAATAA
- a CDS encoding glycerophosphodiester phosphodiesterase, translated as MYKKFVRLDLSDREKRQVTLDFTRDLCVLEVVLIQDEHIVNLKNCRVRVEGVQSNNQPVFESCNLSPAKNGAILLTLTEHFVNFNVPLLCELLIEEGGGEERWVFFYVEVKSETRKSRSDIVPQPKPHVPAKTRLIAHRGLSSIAPENTIPAYELAGRYGYYGAECDIHETKDGEFVILHNSTLEGMTNGVGRISDYTLKELQQLTIISGHQIQRYPSLKLPTLEEYLDVCKSWGIVPVIEVKEIEESSISRLIRLIKQWGDAHQVIIISFSKKTLVQIRKLEEAMTLQWLAHLNEENIKVCAKYKMAISCRYKEVTQKLVHQAHQQGVLVATWTVDLNEKMQELMKMGVDFMTTNTLLYRQSLVGCKGGKDYLFHHQSEYINSLSSPLKEKGNEGWIYHEEGQLLEVFDEGEFGNVLEVKLAPLAVGDVVTVSFFYLGMEEDSIRAGLEYVEEGRVQEVEHSIKSTAHGNWHYMSGQFLAMNSVSGDQSYYRVIIGPKAAGKSHFMIRDLHIHLDYM; from the coding sequence ATGTATAAGAAATTTGTGCGACTCGATTTATCCGATCGTGAAAAAAGACAGGTAACGCTTGATTTTACGCGAGACCTATGTGTATTAGAGGTGGTTTTAATTCAGGACGAACACATCGTCAATTTGAAAAATTGTCGCGTTCGGGTAGAAGGGGTGCAATCGAATAACCAACCCGTTTTCGAAAGTTGTAATCTTTCTCCCGCTAAAAATGGAGCCATTCTTTTAACGTTAACGGAGCATTTTGTTAACTTTAATGTCCCCCTTTTATGCGAATTATTAATAGAAGAAGGGGGCGGGGAAGAAAGATGGGTCTTTTTTTATGTCGAGGTGAAAAGTGAGACGCGAAAATCCCGCTCAGATATCGTGCCTCAACCAAAGCCTCATGTTCCAGCTAAAACACGTCTGATTGCCCATCGGGGACTAAGTTCGATTGCTCCTGAAAATACGATTCCCGCGTATGAACTTGCGGGACGCTATGGCTATTATGGCGCAGAGTGTGATATTCATGAAACGAAGGATGGGGAATTTGTTATTTTACATAATTCAACCCTAGAAGGAATGACGAATGGTGTTGGAAGAATTAGTGACTACACCTTAAAGGAACTTCAACAATTAACCATCATATCCGGCCATCAAATTCAACGCTATCCATCTCTTAAACTCCCAACGCTCGAAGAATATTTAGACGTCTGTAAGTCGTGGGGGATTGTACCAGTTATTGAGGTGAAAGAAATCGAGGAGTCTAGTATTTCACGATTGATTCGTCTGATTAAGCAGTGGGGCGATGCTCATCAAGTCATCATTATTTCTTTTTCGAAAAAGACGTTGGTGCAAATTCGTAAACTTGAGGAAGCGATGACCTTACAGTGGTTGGCACACCTCAACGAGGAAAATATTAAAGTCTGTGCCAAGTATAAAATGGCGATTAGTTGTCGTTATAAAGAGGTAACTCAAAAGTTAGTCCATCAAGCCCATCAACAGGGAGTATTAGTGGCGACTTGGACGGTAGATTTAAATGAAAAGATGCAAGAATTGATGAAGATGGGCGTCGATTTTATGACAACGAATACCTTGTTGTATCGCCAATCATTGGTTGGATGTAAAGGGGGAAAAGATTATTTGTTCCATCATCAATCAGAGTATATCAATAGTTTGTCGTCGCCACTTAAGGAAAAAGGAAACGAGGGGTGGATATACCACGAAGAGGGCCAACTCTTAGAAGTGTTTGATGAAGGGGAATTTGGAAATGTGCTAGAAGTTAAGTTGGCGCCCCTCGCTGTTGGAGATGTAGTCACCGTTTCATTCTTTTATTTAGGCATGGAGGAGGATAGCATCCGGGCTGGGCTTGAATATGTGGAAGAAGGGCGTGTGCAAGAAGTTGAACATAGTATCAAAAGTACGGCCCATGGAAATTGGCATTATATGAGTGGACAGTTTCTTGCGATGAATTCGGTGAGTGGTGATCAGTCGTATTATCGAGTGATCATTGGGCCAAAGGCTGCAGGAAAAAGCCATTTTATGATTCGAGATTTGCATATTCATTTAGATTACATGTAA
- a CDS encoding cysteine ABC transporter substrate-binding protein, translated as MKKRILGILSLVFCLGLMAACGKDDSHVRSLSEIKESGKVVIGVFSDKKPFGYVDANGDYQGYDVYFGNRLAKDLGVEVEYVPVEAASRVEYLLSNKVDIILANFTVTEERAEKVNFTLPYMKVALGVVSPDRALITDVSQLANKTLIVSKGTTAETYFTQNHPEVNLLKFDQYTEAYGALLDGRGDALSTDNTEVLAWALENEGFSVGVESLGNIDTIAAAVNKDNKELLDWINDEIKALGEEQFFHEAYEQTLAPVYGEAADVDNLVIEGGVLED; from the coding sequence ATGAAAAAGCGAATATTAGGCATTTTAAGTCTTGTTTTTTGTCTCGGTCTTATGGCAGCTTGTGGAAAGGATGATTCCCATGTTCGTTCATTAAGCGAAATTAAAGAGAGTGGAAAAGTAGTCATAGGGGTCTTTAGTGATAAAAAACCATTCGGTTACGTGGATGCCAATGGGGATTATCAAGGATATGATGTTTACTTTGGAAACCGATTAGCTAAGGACTTAGGGGTTGAGGTTGAATATGTACCTGTTGAGGCGGCTAGTCGTGTAGAATATTTATTATCAAACAAAGTAGATATTATTTTAGCGAACTTCACGGTAACAGAAGAACGCGCCGAAAAGGTAAACTTTACGCTCCCTTATATGAAGGTGGCACTAGGTGTTGTTTCTCCTGATCGTGCACTGATTACAGATGTATCGCAACTCGCTAACAAAACGCTCATTGTAAGTAAGGGAACAACGGCGGAGACGTATTTTACACAAAATCATCCAGAAGTTAATTTGTTGAAGTTTGATCAGTATACGGAAGCGTATGGGGCTTTATTAGATGGGCGCGGGGATGCACTTTCGACGGATAATACGGAGGTTCTAGCTTGGGCGCTTGAAAATGAGGGCTTTAGTGTCGGAGTGGAGAGTTTAGGTAATATTGATACGATTGCAGCGGCGGTGAATAAAGATAATAAAGAGTTGCTAGATTGGATCAATGATGAGATTAAGGCGTTAGGTGAGGAACAATTTTTCCATGAGGCGTATGAACAGACGTTAGCGCCTGTTTATGGGGAAGCAGCTGATGTGGATAATCTTGTTATTGAAGGTGGGGTATTAGAGGATTAA
- a CDS encoding Rpn family recombination-promoting nuclease/putative transposase has translation MLISFLNAVLMPDEPITSITFKDRTLDKQYKDDKLGTLDILATTNKGELINVEVQVADERNMIERSLFYWGRLFSGQLQSGNPYQKLERTVCINLLSFDLLDTAEYHSCYVLKERERNEQLSDLLEIHFIELDKIKDIQDAGEIKTQLEAWLEFIKHPESQVSYELAHQHETIREAKDELLVLSCNEKYRLYYESRLKALLDETSRLQTARDEGIEQGIEQGKMQRDLEIAKNLLDILDDETISRKTGLPVDLVRQLREEI, from the coding sequence CTGTTAATCTCATTTTTAAACGCTGTCTTAATGCCAGATGAACCAATTACTTCAATTACCTTTAAGGATCGGACACTTGATAAACAATATAAAGACGATAAACTCGGCACTTTAGATATTTTAGCGACGACCAATAAAGGGGAGCTCATAAATGTTGAGGTTCAGGTGGCGGATGAGAGGAATATGATTGAACGTAGTTTGTTTTATTGGGGTCGTTTGTTTTCCGGGCAACTTCAGAGTGGGAATCCTTATCAGAAATTAGAACGAACAGTGTGTATTAATCTTTTATCTTTTGACTTGCTTGATACCGCCGAATACCATAGTTGTTACGTTTTAAAGGAACGCGAACGAAATGAACAACTCAGTGATCTTTTAGAAATTCATTTCATTGAACTAGATAAAATCAAAGATATTCAAGATGCGGGAGAAATAAAAACACAATTGGAGGCTTGGCTTGAATTTATTAAACATCCCGAAAGTCAAGTGAGCTATGAGCTGGCGCATCAACATGAAACGATTCGCGAGGCAAAGGACGAACTCCTTGTCTTAAGCTGTAATGAAAAATACCGTTTATACTACGAGTCCCGCTTAAAGGCCTTACTTGATGAAACGAGCCGGCTACAAACAGCACGTGACGAGGGAATAGAACAGGGAATCGAACAAGGAAAGATGCAACGCGATTTAGAAATTGCTAAGAATTTATTAGATATTTTAGATGATGAAACGATTTCACGTAAAACCGGGTTACCTGTCGATCTTGTACGTCAACTAAGGGAAGAAATTTAA